The following coding sequences are from one Motacilla alba alba isolate MOTALB_02 chromosome 4, Motacilla_alba_V1.0_pri, whole genome shotgun sequence window:
- the UGDH gene encoding UDP-glucose 6-dehydrogenase, which produces MFEIKKICCIGAGYVGGPTCSVIAQMCPSIKVTVVDVNEARINAWNSDTLPIYEPGLQEVVESCRGKNLFFSTSIDDAIREADLVFISVNTPTKTYGMGKGRAADLKYIEACARRIVQNSNGYKIVTEKSTVPVRAAESIRRIFDANTKPNLDLQVLSNPEFLAEGTAIKDLKNPDRVLIGGDDSPEGQKAVRALCAVYEHWVPKEKILTTNTWSSELSKLAANAFLAQRISSINSISALCEATGADVEEVARAIGTDQRIGNKFLKASVGFGGSCFQKDVLNLVYLCEALNLPEVARYWQQVIDMNDYQRRRFASRIIDSLFNTVTDKKIAILGFAFKKDTGDTRESSSIYISKYLMDEGAKLHIYDPKVPKEQIIFDLSHLGVSEDNQVSRLVTISKDPYEACDGAHALVICTEWDMFKELDYERIHKKMLKPAFIFDGRRVLDDLHNELQVIGFQIETIGKKVSAKRIPFASSCEIPKFSLQDPPVKKPRV; this is translated from the exons ATGTTTGAGATTAAGAAGATTTGCTGCATCGGTGCTGGTTATGTTGGTGGGCCAACCTGTAGTGTTATTGCACAAATGTGCCCCAGTATCAAAGTTACTGTTGTGGATGTCAATGAGGCCAGAATCAATGCCTGGAATTCAGACACACTCCCAATCTACGAG cCAGGATTACAAGAAGTAGTAGAATCCTGTCGAGGAAAAAACCTCTTCTTTTCTACCAGTATTGATGATGCCATTAGAGAAGCTGatcttgtatttatttct GTTAATACACCAACAAAGACCTATGGAATGGGAAAAGGCCGAGCAGCTGATCTGAAATACATTGAAGCATGTGCTAGGAGAATTGTACAGAATTCAAATGGCTATAAAATTGTCACTGAGAAAAGCACAGTTCCAGTGCGTGCTGCAGAGAGCATTCGTCGAATATTTGATGCTAATACTAAGCCTAACTTGGATTTGCAG GTGCTGTCTAACCCAGAGTTCCTTGCTGAAGGAACAGCCATCAAGGACCTGAAGAACCCGGACCGAGTGCTCATCGGTGGAGATGACTCTCCAGAGGGACAGAAAGCTGTCCGTGCTCTGTGTGCTGTTTATGAGCACTGGGTGCCCAAAGAAAAAATCCTCACAACCAATACCTGGTCATCAGAGCTTTCTAAACTG GCAGCTAACGCTTTCCTTGCCCAAAGAATTAGCAGCATTAACTCAATCAGTGCACTGTGTGAAGCTACAGGAGCAGATGTTGAGGAAGTAGCAAGAGCTATTGGAACAGACCAAAGaattggaaataaatttctcaAAGCCAGTGTTG GGTTTGGAGGTAGCTGTTTTCAGAAGGATGTCTTGAATTTGGTGTACCTCTGTGAGGCACTGAACTTACCTGAGGTAGCTCGCTACTGGCAACAG GTAATAGACATGAATGATTACCAGAGAAGAAGATTTGCTTCCCGCATTATTGACAGCTTGTTTAATACTGTCACTGACAAGAAGATTGCTATTTTAGGGTTTGCTTTCAAGAAGGATACTGGGGACACAAG AGAGTCATCCAGTATCTACATTAGCAAGTATTTAATGGATGAAGGAGCAAAGCTGCATATCTATGACCCTAAAGTACCTAAGGAACAAATCATCTTTGATCTCTCACATCTGGGTGTCTCAGAAGATAACCAAG TGTCTCGCTTGGTCACTATCAGTAAAGATCCCTATGAAGCCTGTGATGGAGCTCATGCCCTTGTAATTTGCACTGAGTGGGACATGTTTAAG GAGTTGGATTATGAACGTATTCATAAGAAAATGCTCAAGCCTGCATTTATCTTTGATGGTAGGAGAGTTCTAGATGATCTTCACAATGAGCTACAAGTCATTGGCTTCCAG attgAAACAATTGGGAAGAAGGTGTCAGCCAAAAGAATTCCTTTTGCTTCTTCTTGTGAAATTCCTAAATTCAGCCTGCAGGATCCACCTGTCAAAAAGCCTAGAGTATAA